The window GAGGGTGTTGAGTACGTCCAATGTCATGCGAGTTGAGTTGTACCAGAGGTAATTCCAAAAGGGAAATGGGTATGCACTGGTCTTTTAAACTGATACGTGGCAGGAAACCCTCCTAAGGAGAACCGCCATGAGCAAGCAGATGAACAGCATCATCTGGAACATGACCCGCAAGTGTAATTTTCGCTGCGAATACTGTTACTTCCCCCATGACAATACCCCTGTCACCGAGACACTGCCCGTTGAAAAGATTACGGACTTCCTCGACGGCACCGGGAAGGAGTGGGTCGTAGGCCTGACCGGTGGCGAGCCGTTCATCTACCCCGGGTTCGTGGACATCTGCCTGGCGCTCACCCAAAACCACCACATCGGCGTGGACACCAACCTGTCGGTTTCGTCCAAGGTACGCGACTTTGCCGAGCGCGTGGACCCGGCCCGCGTGGAAGACCTGTACGTGGCCCTGCACATCGAGGAGCGCGAGCGCGTCAAGGGCGTGCCATCCTTCATCGAGAACGCCAATCTGTTGCAGGACAAGGGGTTCAAGGTCATCGTCAACTACGTGGTCCATCCCAATTTGGAAGAACGATTCCACACGGACAGGGAATATTTCGCTTCCCACGGCATTCAGATCACCCCGCGCCCGTTCCGGGGCAAGTTTGAGGGCACCCGCTATCCCGAAGGGTACGGCGAGCGCGCTCAGGCCATCTTTGCCGACCACCCGGAGCAGGGAAAGAAGATCGCCTTCAACTTTCATGGCGTTCCGTGCTCTGCCGGCCGCACCCTGCTGCGCATGGAGCCGGACGGCACCGTGTTCCGCTGCCCC of the Pseudodesulfovibrio sp. zrk46 genome contains:
- a CDS encoding radical SAM protein; the encoded protein is MSKQMNSIIWNMTRKCNFRCEYCYFPHDNTPVTETLPVEKITDFLDGTGKEWVVGLTGGEPFIYPGFVDICLALTQNHHIGVDTNLSVSSKVRDFAERVDPARVEDLYVALHIEERERVKGVPSFIENANLLQDKGFKVIVNYVVHPNLEERFHTDREYFASHGIQITPRPFRGKFEGTRYPEGYGERAQAIFADHPEQGKKIAFNFHGVPCSAGRTLLRMEPDGTVFRCPGDKTVLGNVMDKVELYEGHPPCIKGRCPCRGFDHVQLTPAQEALVDGVQYAVVGDNRASADAFGRAMAAEPAHPCAENNLGVLAWRNGDKDGAIRHFETALASRPERSVYSENLSAARKGDPFDPEICLDVNPVKSK